The Methanosphaera cuniculi genome includes a window with the following:
- a CDS encoding metallophosphoesterase family protein, with translation MKILILSDIHSKTDRIYEYLDENSFDDIIITGDVTEFGPEELFVEILDKLSTYAPVYAIKGNCDPTNADELIEKSSATNVDGKCVNLDKIQLVGFGGSNPTPFDTPNEFSEEIIYDSLNKFNEQLSDKNKYTILMTHAPAYDTKTDTIESGAHVGSTSVHKIIEQTQPTLNLCGHVHESKAIDKLENTTLLNPGNAAENNAAILTITDDDIKNKNVNIQLITL, from the coding sequence ATGAAAATCTTAATACTTTCAGATATTCATAGTAAAACTGATAGAATATATGAATATCTAGATGAAAATAGCTTTGATGATATCATCATAACAGGTGATGTAACAGAATTTGGACCTGAAGAACTTTTTGTTGAAATTTTAGATAAACTATCAACATATGCACCAGTATATGCAATAAAAGGAAATTGTGATCCTACAAATGCAGATGAACTAATTGAAAAATCAAGTGCAACTAATGTAGATGGTAAATGTGTAAATCTTGATAAAATACAACTTGTTGGATTTGGTGGATCAAACCCTACACCATTTGACACACCAAATGAATTTAGTGAAGAAATAATATATGACTCTTTAAATAAATTCAATGAACAACTATCAGATAAAAACAAATATACAATACTCATGACACATGCACCAGCATATGATACAAAAACAGACACAATAGAATCAGGAGCACATGTAGGAAGTACATCAGTACATAAAATAATAGAACAAACACAACCAACACTTAACCTATGTGGACATGTACATGAATCAAAAGCAATAGATAAACTAGAAAATACAACACTACTAAATCCTGGAAATGCAGCAGAAAACAATGCAGCAATACTAACAATAACAGATGATGACATAAAAAATAAAAATGTTAACATACAACTAATCACCCTATAA
- a CDS encoding DUF2096 domain-containing protein, producing MTNDASLKDPLYLRWTVLDHLLKTLNKNYDIPTTIIKDLQLARTLTNFYLDDPTDKDRMKELPRIEGLLNNIEQNLMIIADNEGKEFTDEWTQYLLDASKGKEIFKGIKIQSKFIPGMPANFEFVRFNFNDPIAEERFIEICEYENVIIEFDDNDKSVFVFGEKPQITNALKELSPFFSEQMVIDE from the coding sequence ATGACTAATGATGCATCACTAAAAGATCCATTATACCTAAGATGGACTGTTTTAGATCATTTACTAAAAACACTAAATAAAAACTATGATATACCAACAACTATAATTAAAGATCTTCAACTTGCACGAACACTTACAAACTTCTATCTTGATGATCCAACAGATAAAGATAGAATGAAAGAACTACCAAGAATAGAAGGTCTACTAAATAATATAGAACAAAATCTTATGATCATAGCAGATAATGAAGGAAAAGAATTTACAGATGAATGGACACAATACCTTCTTGATGCATCAAAAGGTAAAGAAATATTTAAAGGAATAAAAATACAATCAAAATTCATTCCAGGAATGCCTGCAAACTTTGAATTTGTAAGATTTAACTTTAATGATCCAATAGCTGAAGAAAGATTTATAGAAATATGTGAATATGAAAATGTAATAATAGAATTTGATGATAATGATAAATCAGTCTTCGTATTTGGAGAAAAACCACAAATTACAAATGCACTAAAAGAACTAAGTCCATTTTTCTCAGAACAAATGGTTATAGATGAATAA